Part of the Elusimicrobiaceae bacterium genome is shown below.
TGTCTTCGTGTATTTCGCGCACGGAACCCGCCACATGATCTATCCTGTTGACGTGATCCACCAGCAGCACTGGATTTTTCACGAACTGCGCCAGCTCGTACACATAGTCGCGCTTTGCGCGGTAGACGGCGGGAATGTCGCCGTAACGGTCCGGCTGGTTTTTCGTATTGGCGTAGCCCTCAATGAAGGTTTTGCCGTTTTCGGCGGTGATTTTCGCGCCCGTTATGGGCAGGATTTTCACGGCCGGGGCGTCCTGCGTGCCCAGTATGCGTGTATGGTTTTGCATGGTTCCTCCGAAATTTGGCCGCGGTTGCCCGCGCCGGGGCGGCAGCCCCGGTGAAAAATCATTGCCGCGCGAAACTTCAGTTAGCGGCAGTGTTTCGGCAGTCCTTTGGCTTTGCGCGGGAACGGCAGGCCCAGCGCCTCGGTTATTTCCTCGCGCGAAAAGCCGATACGGTAATAAGTTTCCGCGGCCTGCGAACGCGCGGTTTCGTCGTCGCGCAGGGCGGATACGCCGGAGAAGTCCGGGTCGAAATAAAGTTTTCCGCCGGGATCGAAATCCGGCAGCAGGAATTCGGTCAGCGTTTCCATTATCCGGGTGGTTTTCGGCATCACGCAGTTCTGCCAGAAAATGCGCTGCTGTTCCTGTGTGTTGTACTGGGGCGCGTATTCGAACAGCCCCACCATTGCGGGAGGCACATGGAAGATGGCCAGCACCGTTTCGCGGTTGAGTTTCATGGCCGCTACGAAGTCCATGTCTTTCTGGGACATACCCGTTGATTGCCACGACAGCCCCCCCTCCAGCAGCGCCACGCGGTGTGCTTTTTCAGGGCCCCGATACTTTTCATTCCAGGCCCGCATGATGCGCTCGCGGGTGGCGGCGTCGAGCTTGCTGTCGGTTGAGAGTATGCCGGAAATCGTGGCGGAGTTTTCAAAAAACGCCCGGTTGTAATTTTCGGCGGCGCACAGCGTGTCCGCGGCGAACCGGGCCGCGGCGAGCGGAGCCAGCCCGTAAAAGAAGTCGAACGGGTTGAAATAGCGGAAGTGGATCACGTCGTCGGCCTTGTAGCAGGCGGTTTTGCCGGACACGCGGTAGCGGTACCCGTCAATCGGCTTCTGCGGGTTTTTCGACGGCACCACCTCGACCAGATGGCTGATCAGCGGAAACAGCTCGCCGGGCCGCCCGTTAACCCGTGCGTCTTTGAGGATGTAGGCGTTGCCGGTCAGCTCGAGCGAGGCGATAATCCATTCCCGCAATTCCCGCCCTGACATGAACGAATTGGGCCTGTACATCAGCTGCATCGCGGGGTGATCGTCCACAATCCGGCCCTTTTCGTTTTTAAGGCAGAATTCCGAACCCGCCACGGCGTTCGCCACGGCGGATACGCAGGCGTAAACCCAGGCCTTGTCGGCGTAGGCGCGCATATAGGGATAGAAGTCGTGGCCTGACGGATCCGGCAGCTTGGGCGGGTTTATTCCCGCTTCCAGCGGCCACGCGCCCGCCGGGGAAAGATAGTTTTTTGCGTACCCCAGCTTCGAGATTTGCTTGTCCAGAAGATTTTGAAACCATTTCATGCGACCTCTCCTTTTTCAGCGTAGTTTGATCAGAATACAGTCACGGCGGGCAGCA
Proteins encoded:
- a CDS encoding phage portal protein gives rise to the protein MKWFQNLLDKQISKLGYAKNYLSPAGAWPLEAGINPPKLPDPSGHDFYPYMRAYADKAWVYACVSAVANAVAGSEFCLKNEKGRIVDDHPAMQLMYRPNSFMSGRELREWIIASLELTGNAYILKDARVNGRPGELFPLISHLVEVVPSKNPQKPIDGYRYRVSGKTACYKADDVIHFRYFNPFDFFYGLAPLAAARFAADTLCAAENYNRAFFENSATISGILSTDSKLDAATRERIMRAWNEKYRGPEKAHRVALLEGGLSWQSTGMSQKDMDFVAAMKLNRETVLAIFHVPPAMVGLFEYAPQYNTQEQQRIFWQNCVMPKTTRIMETLTEFLLPDFDPGGKLYFDPDFSGVSALRDDETARSQAAETYYRIGFSREEITEALGLPFPRKAKGLPKHCR